The proteins below come from a single Arthrobacter sp. zg-Y1171 genomic window:
- a CDS encoding FAD-dependent oxidoreductase, producing METDILVIGAGQAGLSAAYHLRRRGLEPGAGFTVLDANPGPGGAWRHRWDSLTFGAAHALHDLPGMPLGSPDPAEPASAVVTRYYGRYEQEFGLDVVRPVSVAAVAEGDGGRLTVRAVDGREWQARTVINATGTWDRPYWPYYPGRESFRGRQLHTRDFRSVADFAGQRVLVVGGGTSAVQFLLQLQRAGVETVWSTRRPPEFTLRPFDSEWGRAVEAKVSARTRAGLPPLSVVSATGLPLTDEYRRGIEDGVLVSRGQIGRLTTSGVVFADGSAEAVDTVLWATGFRAALEHLAPLHLREPGGGIRMDGVRVVREPRLLLVGYGESSSTLGATRAGRAAALAALRQPATKAALPS from the coding sequence GTGGAAACGGACATACTCGTGATCGGAGCCGGCCAGGCCGGGCTCAGCGCCGCTTACCACCTGCGCCGCCGCGGCCTGGAGCCCGGCGCCGGCTTCACCGTGCTGGACGCGAACCCCGGGCCGGGCGGGGCCTGGCGCCACCGGTGGGATTCGCTGACCTTCGGTGCGGCGCACGCCCTGCACGATCTCCCGGGGATGCCGCTGGGCTCGCCCGATCCCGCCGAACCCGCTTCCGCCGTCGTCACCAGGTACTACGGACGCTATGAGCAGGAGTTCGGGCTCGACGTCGTCCGGCCGGTCTCCGTGGCGGCGGTGGCGGAGGGCGACGGCGGCAGGCTCACGGTCCGTGCCGTGGATGGCCGCGAGTGGCAGGCCCGCACGGTCATCAACGCCACGGGCACGTGGGACCGGCCGTATTGGCCCTATTACCCCGGGCGGGAGTCCTTCCGCGGGCGGCAGCTGCATACCCGGGACTTTCGCAGCGTGGCTGACTTTGCCGGGCAGCGGGTCCTTGTGGTCGGCGGCGGCACCTCCGCCGTGCAGTTCCTGCTGCAGCTGCAGCGTGCCGGTGTGGAAACCGTCTGGTCCACCCGCCGGCCGCCGGAATTCACCCTCCGCCCGTTCGACTCCGAGTGGGGGCGGGCCGTGGAAGCGAAAGTCAGCGCCAGGACCCGTGCCGGCCTGCCGCCGCTGAGCGTCGTTTCCGCTACGGGCCTGCCGCTGACGGATGAATACCGGCGGGGCATTGAGGACGGGGTGCTCGTGTCGCGCGGACAGATCGGCCGCCTGACCACCTCCGGAGTTGTTTTCGCAGACGGGTCCGCCGAGGCCGTGGACACTGTCCTCTGGGCCACCGGCTTTCGTGCCGCCCTGGAGCATCTGGCGCCGCTGCACCTGCGCGAACCCGGCGGCGGGATCCGGATGGACGGGGTCCGCGTGGTGCGCGAGCCCCGCCTGCTGCTGGTGGGCTACGGTGAGTCCTCCTCCACGCTGGGGGCTACCCGCGCCGGCCGGGCAGCCGCGCTTGCCGCCCTGCGCCAGCCGGCTACGAAAGCAGCTCTTCCCAGTTGA
- a CDS encoding ABC transporter ATP-binding protein: MLSQVSQITSSKTVPETRSDFVISARNLTKSYGDFTAVNGISFNVPPGESFGLLGPNGAGKSTTMKMIGGVSQRTAGDLSIMGLDPNRYGPEVRAHLGVVPQQDNLDEDLRVRDNLIAYGRYFGLPKSYLQPKADELLEFAQLTDKAKARVESLSGGMKRRLTIARSLINDPKILLLDEPTTGLDPQARHILWDRLFRLKEAGVTLILTTHYMDEAEQLCDRLIVVDKGAIMAEGSPAALIREYSTREVVELRFGSERNTTVAGELEGIGERLETLPDRVLIYADDGEAALEAVTSRGLRPITSLVRRSSLEDVFLRLTGRSLVE, translated from the coding sequence ATGCTGTCTCAAGTGTCGCAGATCACATCAAGCAAAACCGTCCCCGAAACCCGCTCCGACTTTGTCATTTCCGCACGGAACCTGACCAAGTCCTACGGTGATTTCACCGCCGTCAACGGCATCTCCTTCAACGTCCCGCCGGGGGAGTCCTTCGGGCTGCTCGGGCCCAACGGCGCCGGGAAATCCACCACCATGAAGATGATCGGCGGCGTCTCCCAGCGCACCGCCGGAGACCTGAGCATTATGGGCCTGGATCCGAACCGGTACGGCCCCGAAGTCCGCGCCCACCTGGGCGTTGTGCCCCAGCAGGACAACCTGGACGAGGACCTGCGTGTGCGGGACAACCTCATAGCCTACGGCCGCTACTTCGGCCTGCCCAAGAGCTACCTGCAGCCCAAGGCAGACGAACTGCTGGAATTCGCGCAGCTCACGGACAAGGCCAAGGCCCGCGTGGAGTCCCTCTCCGGGGGAATGAAGCGGCGCCTGACCATTGCCCGGTCCCTGATCAATGACCCGAAGATCCTGCTGTTGGACGAGCCGACCACCGGACTGGATCCGCAGGCCCGGCACATCCTCTGGGACCGGTTGTTCCGGCTCAAGGAAGCCGGCGTCACGCTGATCCTCACCACCCACTACATGGACGAGGCGGAGCAGCTGTGCGACCGGCTGATCGTGGTGGACAAGGGGGCCATCATGGCCGAGGGTTCCCCGGCCGCCCTGATCCGCGAGTACTCCACCCGCGAGGTGGTGGAGCTGCGGTTCGGATCCGAGCGGAACACCACTGTGGCCGGCGAGCTTGAGGGAATCGGCGAGCGGCTGGAGACCCTCCCGGACCGGGTACTGATCTACGCAGACGACGGCGAAGCCGCGCTGGAAGCCGTCACGAGCCGGGGGCTGCGGCCCATCACGTCGCTGGTGCGCCGCTCCTCGCTGGAAGACGTGTTCCTCCGCCTGACGGGCAGGAGCCTCGTTGAGTAA
- a CDS encoding ROK family transcriptional regulator, with translation MPADPSSPLRTTRTPGTTPPNPGSQSALRERNRQRIIQALLASGPLTQAELSRQTGLSRATVSNIVGDMSDRQLVITEPTTSSGRRALSVRLNESGAVAAGIDIGRRHVRVILASLGHRIMQEESIQLPLGHSAAEGMDAAAALLARLLRRQGVDRSAVLGAGVGIPGPIDRRTGTVVQGAILPEWVGINMREDLADRLGVPVYIDNDANLGALAEVTWGPHGCSENLIFIKVASGIGAGLVINGSLYYGNVGITGEIGHATIFDQGLICRCGNRGCLETIASTSIMIELLSRASNGTVTTADILSRAAGKDPATLRVIDDAGVAVGRAAANLANTLNPELIIIGGSLTDLGDTFLDPIRRGLLRHAVPLVGETSTVLMSSLGDRAEALGAAALVLQEQGTAAA, from the coding sequence ATGCCAGCCGATCCATCCTCGCCGTTGAGGACCACCCGCACGCCGGGGACCACCCCGCCCAATCCGGGCTCGCAGAGCGCCCTGCGCGAACGCAACCGGCAGCGCATCATCCAGGCCCTTTTGGCCTCGGGTCCGTTGACGCAGGCGGAACTTTCGCGCCAGACGGGGTTGTCCCGCGCCACGGTCTCCAACATCGTGGGCGATATGAGCGACCGTCAGCTCGTCATCACCGAACCCACCACCAGCTCCGGGCGGAGGGCGCTTTCGGTGCGGCTCAACGAGTCAGGAGCCGTTGCTGCCGGCATCGACATCGGTCGCCGGCACGTCAGGGTGATCCTGGCCTCGCTCGGCCACCGGATCATGCAGGAGGAGTCCATCCAGCTTCCGCTGGGCCACTCCGCAGCAGAGGGCATGGATGCCGCTGCGGCCCTGCTGGCCCGGCTGCTGCGCCGGCAGGGGGTGGACCGCAGCGCGGTCCTGGGTGCCGGCGTCGGCATCCCCGGCCCCATCGACCGTCGCACGGGCACTGTGGTCCAGGGCGCAATCCTCCCCGAGTGGGTGGGGATCAACATGCGCGAAGACCTCGCCGACCGGCTGGGTGTCCCGGTCTACATCGACAATGACGCCAACCTCGGTGCGCTGGCGGAAGTCACCTGGGGGCCGCACGGCTGCAGCGAAAACCTGATCTTCATCAAGGTTGCCTCCGGCATCGGCGCCGGGCTGGTCATCAACGGTTCGCTCTACTACGGCAATGTCGGTATCACCGGAGAAATCGGCCACGCCACCATCTTCGACCAGGGGCTGATCTGCCGGTGCGGCAACCGCGGCTGCCTGGAAACCATCGCCTCGACCTCCATCATGATCGAGCTGCTGAGCCGTGCTTCCAACGGCACCGTCACCACCGCGGACATCCTTTCACGCGCCGCCGGAAAGGATCCGGCCACCCTGCGCGTCATTGACGACGCCGGCGTTGCGGTCGGGCGCGCCGCCGCCAACCTCGCGAACACCCTGAATCCGGAACTCATCATCATCGGCGGTTCGCTGACCGACCTCGGCGACACGTTCCTGGACCCGATCCGCCGCGGCCTGCTGCGGCACGCCGTTCCCCTCGTCGGCGAAACCTCCACCGTGCTTATGTCCTCGCTCGGGGACCGCGCCGAAGCCCTGGGAGCAGCGGCACTCGTCCTCCAGGAGCAGGGAACCGCGGCTGCGTAG
- a CDS encoding bifunctional methylenetetrahydrofolate dehydrogenase/methenyltetrahydrofolate cyclohydrolase, which yields MEKGTNMEGAVTGEDASVNLGWDVKEKTDFGTPVAAKILDGRAAAREIKEDLTERVRVLKEEHGVTPGLGTVLVGDDPASHSYVGGKHKDCKQVGINSIRRDLPGDISQADLEKVIDELNEDPATTGYIVQLPLPAHIDANAILERIAPEKDADGLHPVNLGRLVLNVSEPMTSPLPCTPHGIVQLLVRNGISLNGKKVLVVGRGVTVGRPLGLLLTRRPINATVTLAHTGTADLFEHLQAADVVVAAAGFPEMIRAEELKPGAIVLDVGVTRVTDPETGETTLTGDVEPAAADVASWISPNPGGVGPMTRAMLLANVVEAAERQAGILV from the coding sequence GTGGAGAAAGGAACCAATATGGAGGGCGCCGTGACCGGCGAGGACGCCAGCGTGAACCTCGGCTGGGACGTCAAGGAGAAGACCGATTTCGGCACTCCGGTTGCGGCGAAGATCCTCGACGGCCGTGCCGCCGCCCGGGAGATCAAGGAGGACCTGACCGAACGGGTGCGCGTGCTGAAGGAAGAGCACGGCGTCACTCCGGGGTTGGGAACGGTGCTGGTGGGTGATGACCCCGCCAGCCACTCCTACGTGGGCGGCAAGCATAAGGACTGCAAACAGGTGGGGATTAACTCCATCCGCCGGGACCTACCGGGCGACATCAGCCAGGCAGACCTGGAAAAGGTCATTGACGAGCTGAACGAGGACCCGGCCACCACCGGGTACATTGTGCAGCTGCCGCTGCCGGCGCACATCGATGCCAATGCCATCCTGGAGCGGATCGCCCCGGAGAAGGATGCGGACGGGCTGCACCCGGTCAACCTGGGCCGCCTGGTGCTCAACGTCAGCGAACCGATGACGTCGCCGCTGCCCTGCACGCCGCACGGGATCGTGCAGCTGCTGGTCCGCAACGGGATTTCATTGAACGGCAAGAAGGTCCTCGTGGTCGGACGCGGCGTCACCGTCGGGCGGCCGCTCGGCCTGCTGTTGACCCGCCGTCCGATCAATGCCACGGTCACGCTGGCGCACACCGGGACCGCGGACCTGTTCGAGCACCTGCAGGCAGCCGATGTGGTGGTTGCCGCGGCCGGCTTCCCGGAAATGATCCGGGCCGAGGAGCTCAAGCCCGGCGCGATCGTGCTGGACGTCGGCGTCACCCGGGTCACCGATCCGGAAACCGGGGAAACAACGCTGACCGGCGACGTCGAACCGGCAGCGGCCGACGTCGCCTCCTGGATCTCGCCCAACCCCGGCGGCGTGGGCCCGATGACCCGCGCCATGCTGCTGGCGAACGTGGTGGAAGCCGCCGAACGGCAGGCCGGAATCCTGGTCTAG
- a CDS encoding ABC transporter permease: MSIENRTAPTMLVPQDRFLGSLYGRNIRAVIARGLKATWGTNWSIMVSGFVEPVLYLVAMGIGLGALVGAVTGPGGQEMEYANFIAPALLAVSAMNGAVYDSTMNVFFKLNYARLYEGMLSTPLGPLDVAMGEIFLALLRGALYATGFTAVMGAMGLITSPWALLMIPAAVVIAFGFASFGMAVTSYMKTFQQMDWIQMLMLPMFLLSATFYPLSVYPEAVQSVIQALPLWHGVELLRQISVGIFSWGTAGHLLYFVVMIVLGLTLTTHRLRALFLK, encoded by the coding sequence ATGAGCATCGAAAACCGCACGGCGCCCACGATGCTTGTACCGCAGGACCGGTTCCTCGGCTCGCTGTACGGGCGGAACATCCGTGCCGTGATTGCCCGCGGGCTCAAGGCCACGTGGGGCACCAACTGGAGCATCATGGTCAGCGGGTTCGTCGAACCGGTGCTGTACCTGGTAGCCATGGGCATCGGCCTGGGTGCCCTGGTGGGGGCGGTCACCGGCCCGGGCGGGCAGGAAATGGAGTATGCCAACTTCATTGCACCGGCGCTGCTGGCAGTCTCCGCGATGAACGGCGCGGTGTATGACTCCACCATGAACGTGTTCTTCAAGCTCAACTACGCCCGCCTCTATGAGGGCATGCTCTCGACGCCGCTGGGTCCGCTGGACGTCGCGATGGGGGAGATCTTCCTGGCCCTGCTCCGCGGTGCCCTCTACGCCACCGGCTTTACCGCCGTGATGGGCGCCATGGGACTGATCACCTCGCCCTGGGCGCTGCTGATGATTCCGGCAGCCGTGGTGATCGCGTTCGGCTTCGCCTCCTTCGGGATGGCCGTGACCAGTTACATGAAGACGTTCCAGCAAATGGACTGGATCCAAATGCTCATGCTGCCCATGTTCCTGCTCTCTGCCACCTTCTACCCGCTGAGCGTCTACCCCGAGGCGGTGCAGTCCGTGATCCAGGCGCTGCCGCTCTGGCACGGCGTGGAACTGCTCCGGCAGATCAGCGTCGGCATCTTCAGCTGGGGGACGGCAGGGCACTTGCTCTACTTCGTGGTGATGATTGTGCTGGGCCTGACCCTTACCACTCATAGGCTCCGGGCGCTGTTCCTGAAATAA
- a CDS encoding O-acetyl-ADP-ribose deacetylase — protein sequence MQITIATGDITTRDTDVVVNAANSSLLGGGGVDGAIHRAAGPQLLAACRELRKTSLPQGLPTGRSVATEAFNLPARWVVHTVGPNAGAGETDPELLRSCFRTALAAAEDLGAESISFPAVSAGIYGWDPETVAGIGLQELLDHTPGTLKRAEFVLFNDRLAGIFARKYEQLAG from the coding sequence ATGCAGATCACGATCGCCACCGGTGACATCACCACCCGGGATACCGACGTCGTCGTCAATGCCGCCAACTCATCGCTGCTGGGCGGCGGCGGGGTGGACGGCGCCATCCACCGCGCGGCAGGCCCGCAGCTCCTGGCAGCCTGCCGGGAGCTGCGGAAAACATCACTGCCGCAGGGACTGCCCACCGGCCGGTCCGTCGCTACCGAGGCGTTCAACCTGCCGGCCCGGTGGGTGGTGCACACCGTGGGACCCAACGCCGGGGCAGGGGAAACGGACCCGGAGCTGCTGAGGTCATGTTTCCGCACTGCCCTGGCCGCGGCCGAGGACCTGGGCGCCGAGAGCATTTCCTTTCCCGCCGTCAGCGCCGGCATTTACGGCTGGGACCCGGAGACCGTGGCCGGGATCGGGCTGCAGGAGCTCCTGGACCACACCCCGGGGACGTTGAAGCGCGCGGAGTTCGTGCTGTTCAACGACCGCCTGGCCGGAATCTTCGCCCGCAAGTATGAGCAGCTGGCCGGCTGA
- the glyA gene encoding serine hydroxymethyltransferase: MRVSTQSVTNAPLIDVDPEIAAVLNDELSRQRSTLEMIASENFAPRAVLETSGSVLTNKYAEGYPGRRYYGGCEHVDVAENLAIERVKALFGAEFANVQPHSGAQANAAALAALMAPGEKLMGLNLAHGGHLTHGMKLNFSGKLYDVAAYGVDEQTYRVDMERVREQALAERPQVIVAGWSAYPRQLDFEAFRSIADEVGAYLWTDMAHFAGLVAAGLHPNPVPVSDVVTSTVHKTLAGPRSGMILAKKEYAKRLNSAVFPGQQGGPLMHVIAAKAVAFKIAGTEEFRERQERVLEGARIIADRLNAADVAEHGVSVLTGGTDVHLILVDLRHSALDGKQAEDLLDSVGITVNRNSVPFDPRPPMVTSGLRIGTPALATRGFGAPEFTEVAEIIAAALKPAPDVEVLRGRVRALADNFPLYPGQEEW; the protein is encoded by the coding sequence GTGAGAGTATCCACCCAGTCCGTCACCAACGCGCCGCTTATCGATGTTGATCCCGAAATAGCAGCGGTCCTGAATGATGAATTGTCCCGCCAGCGCAGCACCCTCGAGATGATCGCCTCCGAGAACTTCGCCCCGCGCGCCGTCTTGGAAACCTCCGGCTCCGTCCTCACCAACAAGTACGCCGAGGGCTATCCCGGGCGCCGCTACTACGGCGGCTGCGAACATGTGGACGTGGCAGAGAACCTCGCCATCGAGCGGGTGAAGGCCCTGTTCGGTGCGGAGTTCGCCAACGTCCAGCCGCACTCCGGCGCGCAGGCCAATGCTGCCGCGCTCGCGGCCCTGATGGCGCCGGGCGAGAAACTGATGGGGCTGAACCTGGCCCACGGCGGGCACCTTACCCACGGCATGAAACTGAACTTCTCCGGCAAGCTGTACGACGTCGCGGCCTACGGGGTGGATGAGCAGACCTACCGGGTGGACATGGAGCGGGTCCGTGAACAGGCGCTGGCGGAACGCCCGCAGGTTATTGTCGCCGGCTGGTCCGCCTACCCGCGGCAGTTGGACTTCGAGGCCTTCCGATCCATTGCCGATGAAGTTGGTGCCTATCTCTGGACCGACATGGCGCATTTTGCCGGACTGGTGGCCGCGGGACTGCACCCCAACCCGGTGCCGGTGTCCGACGTCGTCACCTCCACCGTGCACAAGACCCTTGCCGGGCCGCGCTCGGGAATGATCCTGGCGAAAAAGGAATACGCGAAGAGGCTGAACTCCGCCGTTTTCCCCGGCCAGCAGGGCGGCCCGCTGATGCACGTGATCGCTGCGAAGGCCGTGGCCTTTAAGATCGCCGGCACCGAGGAGTTCCGGGAACGGCAGGAACGCGTGCTCGAGGGTGCGCGGATCATTGCCGACCGCCTGAACGCAGCGGATGTAGCCGAACACGGCGTTTCAGTGCTCACCGGCGGCACGGACGTCCACCTGATCCTGGTGGACCTGCGGCACTCCGCCCTGGACGGAAAGCAGGCCGAAGACCTGCTTGATTCCGTGGGCATCACGGTGAACCGCAACTCCGTACCCTTCGACCCGCGGCCGCCGATGGTCACGTCCGGCCTGCGGATCGGCACCCCGGCGCTCGCAACCCGCGGCTTCGGCGCCCCGGAATTCACCGAGGTTGCCGAGATCATTGCCGCCGCACTGAAACCCGCTCCCGACGTCGAGGTCCTGCGGGGCCGCGTACGGGCGCTGGCAGACAATTTCCCGCTTTACCCCGGACAGGAGGAATGGTAA
- a CDS encoding ABC transporter permease, which translates to MSKPEAADPGVQRHEVLGLRSPLTPRQTAARARRFGSFYYADMWVRRMRGYQGTVLMTAIGTPLVYLLGMGTGLAVLIDGNSNAGFPGANGSTVSYLMFLGPALVATAALMVSSEENTYTVMGGFKWHRTYYGPNASPLSSGQIAVGHVLGLTVRILLTTGIYYLFLVLFGAVAQPATGWLMIFTALLAGLAFGMPLMAFSATLKEDKGQFALVQRFIVMPLFLFSGTFFPLESLPLAVRWIGWISPLWHSTELGRVLSYGHPEPAAMTVVHVVYLLVLTLGGLQLARRNFTRRLDG; encoded by the coding sequence TTGAGTAAGCCCGAAGCCGCCGACCCCGGCGTCCAGCGCCATGAGGTGCTCGGGCTGCGGTCGCCGCTGACCCCGCGCCAAACCGCCGCCAGGGCGCGGCGCTTCGGCTCCTTCTACTACGCAGACATGTGGGTCCGGCGGATGCGGGGCTACCAGGGGACCGTGCTGATGACCGCCATTGGCACGCCGCTGGTCTACCTGCTGGGCATGGGCACGGGCCTGGCAGTGCTGATCGACGGGAACTCGAATGCGGGTTTCCCGGGCGCCAACGGCTCGACGGTGTCCTACCTGATGTTCCTGGGACCGGCCCTCGTGGCAACCGCCGCCCTGATGGTCTCCAGCGAGGAAAACACCTACACCGTCATGGGCGGGTTCAAATGGCACCGCACCTACTACGGACCCAATGCCTCCCCGCTCTCCAGCGGGCAGATTGCCGTCGGACATGTCCTGGGACTGACCGTCCGCATCCTGCTGACCACAGGCATCTACTACCTGTTCCTGGTGCTCTTCGGTGCGGTTGCGCAGCCCGCAACCGGCTGGCTGATGATCTTCACCGCGCTGCTGGCCGGACTGGCCTTCGGGATGCCGCTGATGGCCTTCAGCGCCACCCTGAAAGAGGACAAGGGGCAGTTCGCCTTGGTCCAGCGGTTCATCGTGATGCCGTTGTTCCTGTTCTCCGGCACCTTCTTTCCGCTGGAGTCGCTGCCGCTGGCCGTCCGCTGGATCGGCTGGATCTCACCGCTCTGGCATTCCACTGAACTGGGCCGGGTGCTCAGCTACGGGCACCCGGAACCGGCAGCCATGACCGTAGTCCACGTGGTGTACCTGCTGGTCCTAACCCTCGGCGGGCTGCAGCTGGCCCGGCGGAACTTCACGAGGAGGCTCGACGGATGA
- the purU gene encoding formyltetrahydrofolate deformylase has translation MSSLPDASAANAFTLTLSCPDRPGIVHAVSASLVAAEGNITESAQFGSRETGSFFMRVDFTSPRSYEQVHAELAATASAFAMSWELHRAGRRTRTLIMASKSGHCLNDLLFQQRAGTLPIDIPAIVSNHRELESLADFYGVPFHHVPVTPDTKGQAEDRLRALMAELDIELVVLARYMQILSNDLCRDLSGRAINIHHSFLPSFKGARPYHQAHARGVKLIGATAHYVTSDLDEGPIIEQEVMRVDHARSAAQLAALGSDVEGRALSKAVQWHAQHRVLLDGGRTIVFN, from the coding sequence ATGAGCTCTCTTCCCGACGCCTCCGCCGCCAACGCCTTTACCCTGACGTTGTCCTGCCCCGACCGTCCCGGCATTGTCCATGCCGTCAGTGCTTCCCTGGTGGCGGCCGAAGGCAACATCACCGAGTCCGCGCAGTTCGGCAGTCGGGAAACCGGCTCCTTCTTTATGCGCGTGGACTTCACTTCCCCGCGCTCCTACGAGCAGGTCCATGCGGAACTCGCTGCAACGGCGTCTGCATTTGCCATGTCCTGGGAACTGCACCGCGCCGGCCGCCGGACCCGCACCCTGATCATGGCGTCCAAGTCCGGCCACTGCCTCAACGACCTGCTGTTCCAGCAGCGTGCGGGGACGCTGCCGATCGATATCCCGGCCATTGTCTCCAACCACCGCGAGCTGGAATCCCTCGCCGACTTCTACGGCGTGCCGTTCCACCATGTCCCCGTCACTCCGGACACGAAGGGCCAGGCGGAGGACCGGCTGCGCGCCCTGATGGCTGAACTGGACATTGAGCTGGTGGTCCTCGCCCGCTACATGCAGATCCTGAGCAACGACCTCTGCCGTGACCTGTCCGGGCGTGCCATCAACATCCATCACTCCTTCCTGCCTTCCTTCAAGGGAGCGAGGCCCTACCACCAGGCGCATGCCCGGGGAGTGAAGCTGATCGGTGCCACGGCGCATTACGTAACTTCGGACCTGGATGAGGGTCCCATCATCGAACAGGAAGTCATGCGGGTGGACCACGCCCGTTCGGCTGCCCAGCTGGCGGCCCTGGGCAGCGACGTCGAGGGGCGGGCACTGTCCAAAGCCGTGCAGTGGCATGCCCAGCACCGGGTCCTGCTGGACGGCGGGCGGACCATCGTCTTCAACTAG
- a CDS encoding gamma carbonic anhydrase family protein encodes MAHIIEFRGKTPAVDSSVFLAPTASLIGDVTMAADSSAFYGACVRGDSNSIRVGAGTNLQDNVVLHADPGFPTSVGERVSIGHNAVVHGCTVEDDCLIGMSATIMNGAVIGAGSLVAAGALVLEGTVVPPRSLVAGMPAKVRRTLTDEEFAGVKANAESYRQTAADHRSAVAAQP; translated from the coding sequence ATGGCACACATCATTGAATTCCGGGGCAAGACCCCCGCCGTCGATTCCAGCGTCTTCCTCGCTCCCACCGCTTCGCTCATTGGCGACGTCACCATGGCAGCGGACTCCAGCGCCTTCTACGGCGCCTGCGTCCGCGGTGACTCCAACAGCATCCGCGTGGGCGCCGGAACCAACCTCCAGGACAATGTGGTGCTGCATGCGGACCCGGGCTTCCCGACGTCGGTGGGCGAGCGGGTCAGCATCGGCCACAATGCCGTGGTGCACGGCTGCACGGTCGAGGATGACTGCCTGATCGGTATGAGCGCCACGATTATGAACGGTGCCGTGATCGGCGCCGGTTCCCTCGTCGCCGCCGGCGCACTGGTTCTTGAGGGTACGGTGGTCCCGCCCCGCTCGCTGGTGGCCGGCATGCCGGCAAAGGTCCGCCGCACGCTCACGGATGAGGAGTTCGCGGGAGTGAAGGCCAACGCGGAAAGCTACCGGCAGACGGCTGCCGACCACCGCTCTGCCGTAGCCGCGCAGCCCTAG
- a CDS encoding exodeoxyribonuclease III, whose product MSSASTGTASTGTVDSSGETLRIASVNVNGIRAAYKRGMADWLAGRDVDILCLQEVRAPDAILKDLLGDTWHVQHAECLDAKGRAGVAIASRTEPVAVREHIGDEYFARSGRWVEADFKVAVAGEEKILTVVSAYVHSGEVDTPKQVDKYRFLDTMAARLPALAQTSDFVLVVGDLNVGHTPLDIKNWKGNVKRAGFLPEERAYFDRFFGEEIGYTDVHRSLAGEVNGPYTWWSWRGQAFDNDSGWRIDYHMATPELAARAVTAVVDRAPTYDSRFSDHAPVVIDYQF is encoded by the coding sequence GTGAGTTCGGCATCAACAGGGACGGCATCAACAGGGACTGTGGACAGTTCCGGGGAAACGCTGCGCATTGCGTCCGTGAACGTCAACGGCATCCGCGCCGCCTACAAGCGGGGCATGGCCGATTGGCTGGCAGGACGCGATGTGGACATCCTGTGCCTGCAGGAGGTGCGCGCCCCCGACGCGATCCTGAAGGACCTGCTCGGTGATACCTGGCACGTCCAGCACGCCGAATGCCTCGATGCAAAGGGCCGTGCCGGTGTTGCCATCGCCTCCCGCACGGAGCCCGTGGCCGTCCGGGAACACATCGGCGACGAGTACTTCGCACGTTCGGGCCGCTGGGTGGAGGCGGACTTCAAGGTTGCCGTCGCGGGAGAAGAGAAGATCCTCACCGTCGTCAGCGCCTACGTCCATTCCGGCGAGGTGGATACGCCCAAGCAGGTGGACAAGTACCGCTTCCTCGACACGATGGCCGCCCGGCTTCCGGCCCTGGCACAGACGAGCGACTTCGTGCTGGTGGTGGGGGACCTGAATGTGGGACACACGCCCCTGGACATCAAGAACTGGAAGGGCAACGTCAAGCGCGCAGGTTTCCTGCCCGAGGAACGTGCCTACTTTGACCGCTTCTTCGGCGAAGAGATCGGTTACACCGACGTCCACCGGTCCCTGGCCGGCGAGGTCAACGGACCCTACACCTGGTGGAGCTGGCGCGGACAGGCGTTCGACAATGACTCCGGTTGGCGGATCGATTACCACATGGCCACGCCGGAGCTGGCGGCACGCGCCGTCACCGCCGTCGTCGACCGTGCCCCCACGTACGACTCGCGCTTCTCAGACCACGCTCCAGTAGTGATCGACTACCAGTTCTAA
- a CDS encoding GNAT family N-acetyltransferase: MDVMFLPFSDKDEGELVRFLTTNSFPYHRIKAPSEGLVRRLLIEGRFDSDGVSTFWVFGDNHRMGLVILEELGTSTPVLDLRLVEKFRGRGNGVPVLKALTGMVFDDYPEAHRFAGHTSEDNIAMRKTLLRSGFVKEAHYREDWPLEDGRRVATVVYAILRRDWEQGTVTSINWEELLS; this comes from the coding sequence ATGGATGTGATGTTCCTTCCGTTTTCCGACAAGGACGAGGGAGAGCTCGTACGTTTCCTCACTACCAACAGCTTTCCCTACCACCGGATCAAGGCGCCTTCCGAGGGGCTGGTGCGGCGCCTCCTGATCGAGGGACGGTTCGACAGCGACGGCGTGAGTACCTTCTGGGTGTTCGGCGACAACCACCGCATGGGCCTGGTCATCTTGGAGGAGTTGGGAACGAGTACCCCGGTGCTGGACCTGCGCCTGGTGGAGAAGTTCCGCGGCCGGGGCAACGGCGTACCGGTGCTGAAAGCCCTGACCGGCATGGTGTTCGACGACTATCCCGAAGCGCACCGCTTCGCGGGCCATACGAGCGAGGACAACATCGCCATGCGCAAGACCCTGCTGCGTTCAGGTTTCGTGAAGGAAGCGCATTACCGGGAGGACTGGCCGCTGGAAGACGGGCGCAGGGTGGCCACGGTGGTTTACGCCATCCTGCGCCGTGACTGGGAACAGGGCACGGTAACTTCCATCAACTGGGAAGAGCTGCTTTCGTAG